aaTTCTTAAAAGGTAAAGGGATATGGAAATTCAATAACTCCCTATTAAGTGACCaagaatatatcaaaatagtaaaaaaaatagttatggAAATTGAAAAACAGTACTCCTGTTTTGTGTACGATGAAGATAATATATCCTCTATACCAGatgataataaatatacagtttaCTATAAGCGACCAATTGTTTTTAGATACCTTGCTCATGGAAAGAAGAGGAAAAACTATCTCGTACTCAACTTATATttaaacaagttgctgtcctttaaaaaaggagtacaatacgtggaccatttgcatgtgtttccaacgaaaacgtgaaagccttaagattatcagagattccaccgactctagccctctgcttttaatcactaaatttgtacgttgtattacgtatacatgtatgtatagccctgactttttatctcagaatcttctaaaataattatgatctatctatgagtgaagtttgcatgtatagtatcaggcattcggtgaattctactatttgcgcacacattacgattcgcactactgtgttaactatgcagtgacagctttgtataaattaaaaatttcatattttgatgcatttttcttgagattgaaacttttatacagtgatataattattcaatcatacttaaatgcttaaaaaaattaatcgggaagttctctagcctcgcctaataaaaaagtaaagttaagttacatgtgtattcggaaaacaacaaaacattgcaaattatgctttttgatgcatgttgtagtttcggcatagcATTAACTtctttcataatactgatagatCATATCACATGCagtcatttctttaaaaattatactttgtttctgtactgtttactgacaactttacaattacagcgcctttgaacttatgtatGCATATGGCACGAAGttccgatcccgattcagataaacgtgtgctagcttGGTTCTCTGAGCTACCCaatacgcacaggaaccaggctagctcatgcgcaggctgaattttcccccaTGGCATCCGGTTACTTCAGGGTCAACGCAAAAAAAACTCTTGAAAGAGAAGATAGGCttaaaaaggaaattttaaatgtagaaCAGAATTTGACCCAGGATTCTAGCCAACAACTTGAGGATAAACATGATGAGTTGGAAGAAATTACGACTATTAGATTAAAAGGTCAATGTATAAGATCAAATGCAAATTGGATAGTCCAGggagaaaaaccaacaaaatattttgctaatttagAATCAAGAaactatattaaaaaacaattattgGTAATTGAGAAGGAGAATGGATCAATAATTAGAAATCAACAAGAATGTTCCATTTGAAAACATCTGGCTCAacccaaaaataaaatttaataacagttctttttttctaaaacactattttaatgctgggtttatatatatatatatatatatatatatatatatatatatatatatatatatatatatatatatatatatatatatatatatataagatctTTTTGATCATGAGGGTGTTTTTCTTAGTCCAGACACaatagaaaatcaaaaatataaaaacaaattttattgaatatgcaaACCTAAAGAGAGCAATATTTGAAAGACTAAATAAAGACAATATCAACGAAATCAAATACAAGCCAGGCTCAAGTATCCCTAGTCACATAAATATCTtcttcatcaataaaaaaagattgCAAAGACATGTATAACGAACTTATTAGGGAGTAAAGAGAGCCAATTACATCTGTACATAAATGGCTGGAAAGGGgctttatttttaacaacaaagactggaacaaaatatttgaacttcCATTTAAAACTACTAAAGAGTCAAAACTCCAGTggctacaatttcaaattttacatagaataatACCAACAAATGATTTTCTGCACAAGATTAAGGTTAAAGAATCCCGAATctgttccttttgtaaaagagTTAATGAGACTATTGAACACTTATTTGTAGATTGCTATTGTGTAAAAGAACTTTGGGAACTATGCGAGGAGCGGTTGTTAAGGAAATTTGAAATGCAAGTAACATTTGACAAAAACTCAATTTATTTGGAAATATAAATTGAGAAATCCGTATAAAGTACATAATCTTTTAattctaataataaaacaatacatatttgTAAGTTGATTTAAAGAAGTTCCAAAACTGAATTTCAGTGCTcttgaaaatataatgaaaaacagaATATCTGTAGAGAaatatattttgcttaaaaactgtagaTTCTCAGAGTTTGAAAGGCACtggcaaaaaatatgtgacttGTTCTTATGACATACTAGTTATATTTATCAGATTCAATATGTAATATAAAGTACTAAcgcacaccccccccccccccacacacacacacacacacacagtttaCTCTCAAAAATTTCTTTCATCTTACATTCACTTACTAACTTCCTTTTTCAAGTAGTATACAGGCACATTTGTAAACAAGTTATACTTACTTTAACTGACTAACTTCCTTCTTCCTTTTTCTAGTGTAAAGGTACATTTGTAAACAAGTTATATGTGTAATATATAGTATATACGATTTAGGtctacattacatgtatatttttatactttatacTTTAATAAACAATCTGTTACATTCTGAGATATGTGTACTTGTATCCTTTGTATCCTTTTCTACTGTCtttctcaataaaaaaaaatttaaaaataattattttattggaataataaatgtttccagttatttattgaattttattttttttaaatcctgtttattttacaaataaaaaactgacattaacaaaccgtgaaccatctaaaaaaatccattaaacgaaatacaaattcaaatcagagcaacacggacttcgaaatagatagaggtaggatcaggtgcctaggaggagtgagcatcctctctGACCCGTCACAAGCGCCCTGTGCTCTTTGTGCTGTTTGTTGTAATCGGGAAAAATAGGAAAAGTCTGtggacaattaggtgattaatcaTGGTATaacaattagaataaaaaacgTCAGttagcatgcgacccagtggaagattgtatttgctgacaaggtcgttgtatcgaccatacaacttacgaaaagatgacttcaaacgagactgttgatagtcctgttttataaacttgtttgtcagtagcttgcttcgtcttaaaaactgttcatacgaagagcatgcccttgcgtatcgaatcaattgagagacaaaaacactatatgcaggtgatgaaggtatattgctacataagtaaggacaGTTTagtatagaaaaattgaagtcatcgcttTTATCATAAAgctttgttgttaggttaccatcaatgtctatgtccagtaaaatatcaaaatatgaaacagatcACGCAGACtttgtggtatcttttatttcaagttcaggTGGATATATCGAGTTGatgtaagtatggaaataacaattgttaattgatactgcgtcgtcgatatacctgaatgttgagttgaaggccacagcgagtcatttatttttttcacgtacaagttttttaataaattctgcttcCTAAGAATACAAAATTAGATCTGCTAACAATTAGGCACAATTGGTACTtatgggaattccaacagattgttggcagacttgatttaaaaaaaaatacagatgttgtctatcagaaactcaagcatctttttaatgtcaacttcagagtaaaaaccaataatattttaattgcaTAAACTATTTAGTCATGATATTTTATTGCCAGTTTGATCTAGAGCTATGGCTTTAGTGGGGATTTTACGTTCTTGTTGCCAAATCTTGGTGATTCCTTAATGACCAATAGGtttgaattgtgttttgataacttAAAGTCTGCTCTCTTTCCCAGAGTTACCATACCTGTATTTTTCCAATGTATAAAGAAGAATTTAGTGGAGATAAATGTTTACTTACAGTGTTCAAAAAAAGACTTTTAGACATGAAAGTGATAAATTTAGGCTAAGGGACATGGATATTAAACAATAATCAGTAAATGAAATTGTAAACATGGGTTTATAGGTGTTGTACCTTAATCATTGGTTATTTCTAAGAAATTTGGGTGCAATATCCAACCTGGGTTAAAATTGTACATGGATAAATCAACTTTAATTACCCAAATGAAGtcattaaaataacaaattaacttttttttataaaatcttttcCTTCCACTGTtactgttttgaatttttactttGGTCTGATGGGTTATGAATTTTCGGTGGTGCAAAGTTCTCTTTTCTTTCAACAGAAAATGCATCCTCCATTTCGTGATTGGCATCCTTATATGATGTAGATACATGAACCTGGCCTACCTCTACTTCTTCAAGTAAAAACACATCAATAAGGAGGAACTTAAAAAACCTCCAAGTCTACATTTTTATCATGACCATTGCCAGCTGTTTGTTCAGGGTGTTGATTAAAATCGtaattaacattaaaacttGCTGCCATACCGTGTTTGTAACAAAGTAGACATTCTGAGGTCAGATCGCTCACTCAAAATAAAACCATAATATTTAAGCtaattatatcattaataaaataagAATTCATGTTAAAACTAATACATTAAAAATGATGTTagaaaatttttactttttatgaatttattttgtttcggTGTCCAAGTTGTAAATAATGTAcgaacatgtatttgtatatgtAATATTTACTTGCACAAACAAAAATGTAGTTGCGGCTTGGGGTTGCCAAGGGGGCTTAGCTACATATCATGTTCCTAACCAGGttataaaaattttttaaaaattgtgtttagccaatcaaaatgctacaaataaaattaaatcattgaGATTTTAGTACACCTTTTTTACCAGTatgtgtaatattttgaaaaatgtaaaatgtatgataaataGTTAAAGAAGAATACTATCTTTCCAACAAGAAAATGTTCaatctaaaaatatttggatttttcttAGTATATTTACCATATTGATAAGACTTTCAATAGATGGTCTGAACGAATTAAAGTTACATAATTAATGTCAATAAAAAAGTTTCCTCAATAAGTGATAAAGGCATGAtacatcattaaaattatttaaaaaatagcgttaaCCCGAAAGTATATTTATAGGGAACAGGGTTATCAAATGTCTGAACTTTCCGTATGACTctactttcttttttaaaatattatctcAAAGACTATAACACGCAGAAACTTTAGTTTTCTCTGCCTCCATAACTAATGACTTGGTCACTGCTTAAGTTAAATTAAAGCATGTACAAAGGAGatcaatttttgggagttgattttaatcaactctcccatgcagttactctggcaaaccgaattTTTGAAGAGATGATTTTAtacaactctcctatgcagttactctggcaaaccggaagtaaaaAAGTTTTTGGACCCGAACATACTAAATACCTGAAATACGTAAGACCTGAATGGCCTAAaactttatataaatgatatacttttatgtttcgcgtcaaataaaatgactttgtgtctgtgcattttttattatgaaatggCATCCTTATgaattatttacgcaaaaatataaaagacttgaaaatatgaattgacctgaaaatttcaactgacctgaaattttatataaataatacgtTTCTTTGTTCTGCGTCAAATTAGATGACTATGTGTGGGGTTTTACCATACTTAACTTGTAGCTCGGGATtctggaaaagaaaaaaaatcttatcagAAAAATGTGCACAATATTATTCATATATACAGCTAAGGATCTTTTTGCCAAggaaaataacatatcgttgattttagcATTAAAATagatcaataaaatcaactcccatcagttcttcagtactttgatagaCTGTTTATTTACTAAAACGAGCATCTCCTTAAgccatttttctttctttatcttGCTTAGTCAAAGGgtcattgtttaaattaatgaagaaaTGTTAACAgaattaaggtcaagatctagtatatgattccagagtgtcttttggtgctagaactattatgacgtcataattgattatATGAACCTTctcccgtattttacggctttaaaggaattatgtagaaaataaaacaatatttctaCATTCTACATTTAATCGCGTGAAAAGTAATgccggtacctatattcaatttgacatcattttaaagaggaggtcaagagcttgtttaatgccgtttttgaAGAGACTGCAGGcaatctagatatatttcatttgtaaaaaatggacaaaactccgagatttgttacttttattcttcatatttcatagaaaatggttgtttaaaacatgatttttcattgtgtttactcAAAAATTAAGCCCCGGTACTCCCTTTGAAACAAAGATagtgttatgaagcatcattaaaagaatttatgtCTTGAATATCaaaaacctgtaggcacctttcatttactagattttGACCTTAAAACATACCTTAACTGCGtcaaatatctttattatgTACCGTCCTGATTTATATATTggtttttttaacattcaaataatatattataacaatgttaaaaaatatcattatagatgtaaaaaaaaaaaaatcccaaacaAAATTCCTATGAAGATTTCTTCGAGAAGACAGATGTTAATATGAAAATTCTTATCCAAAGCAAATTGATTACATCACAGTTTGTAAAGTTTACTCCATTCGATTGTTCACAAATATCACCCTGAGGTTTCTGACTTTGAATTGAAGCCGATTCTTTACATACATTGTAAATTTGTAACCAACAAGAGTACATCACGCTAACTGGATTGAACTGGACTGTTTATTGATCTCCATACTATaaatcatttttgggagttgattttaaatcaactctcctatgcagttactcaggcaaaccgaaagtaaaacagtgtttggacctaagcacaaactAACACCGCTGATAACACTTAGTCCTtgaaataatcgataaattcgatgtaatgtattctacaacattgtttttcaataaaacttATATATAGATGCCTTGTAAgtagtcaaattttaaatggtactaacaatttagatattttttgtagtcgtacattgtatgtattcctacgccatagttcaatatatccgtaaatctccgaaAAGCAGAGAGCCTCTGTTGCTTATGGTAGATTAACGGAGACatccgagcgtctggttgaacgagacaagagttcaatattgcttggatccatactatttctttgaaatatcgattactgatacgtagtttgatggaattaattctttgaatattacacaacatgattcataaggGGTTTTCACGAAATTCTTATcggaaaataatttatatttaaaaaatgtgcataattcaaatacatataggaaactacttgccatgcaaaataatatatcattgattcttaaagaaataataatcgataaaatcaattCCCGTTAGTTCCTCAGTGCTTTGATTGTTTTTGCATAGCCTGGTGTTTTATACCAAATACCAGATTCTTTTTAGGAGTAGATTTGCAGCATATATATCAAGGAAAACACGAAAGAAAGAAAGGACAGGTAAGCGATGCAGTTTATGTCCTATTTAGATAATACAAATCTCAATATCTTCAAATAATCTAAACAAGgtgaaaataactttttattgtATCAAAAATTATCAAGTAATTCGATCAAGTCCTGCGCATTTTTTTTCATAGGGCGTTGATATCGACAATATCAGCGtcctttgaaataaaattatatttttaagtgtGTTCACCTATCTTGGAACAATATTCTGTCCCAAGATATAATCGATTCACATCTTGTTTAATTATTAGATATTTGGAAATATCTCAGCTTTCAAACAATGCTCATTCAAAACTATGAAAACATTTCTAAGATCTCTTATTTAAAACGCCCCTtcagcttatcaggtttcaatacataGCTATAAAATAGTatgtctacattattttggtTTTACTTGGTTATGAAATAAATCTATCAGATTATAAAATGGTGGATTttaatagaatttttaaaaagtaaaaccatGATTTCAATATCAGTTTTAGTATTGCAGAAGCACCGAACAAGTCTGATATCACCAAATATAGATAAAGGCTTCAAAATATGCTATAAATAATAACCAATATGTTCTTGTCGATGTAAGCTGGATTGACCTTTTGATTCCTCTACTTCCAAgtattaactttttgttttgaaGATTAAGATCTATAATTAGGTAAATAGCATGCAAATTTCTTTAAGTTTAAGCATAACAACCATGTATGctctcaaaatatttaaattaaaacattatttataaCTGAAAATATTCGTTTAAGGTAGTGCAAAACAGATAAGCTAAATTTTtcctataattcaatttttttgaaatttttatatttttttctttggaatgaaatcttttaatacgtaaaatttgaaaaaaatccgacCTCACAATTTTTGCGCACATTGCCCCAAACCTACCAATGGAATCTCCTTTCAATggagtgtaaaatgaaatagtcaTTGCTATAATTTTCTACACcattaagttatttttcaagatattacAAATAGTTGTGCTGCTATTTAAACAGGAGACCTTCTTGTTactaaaaaatactgaaataaattctaaCTGGTAGCTTAAGATAATTTCTCATGCAATACAATGTAAAACTAGTGCATaatcttttaagacgaaaatttgCAGCACTTAACggtatctaaaaagaaaatgtatcattcaaatttgaataaaatttaacagtatGATTGACATGACcctgtaattaaaatatatcaaaataaagaaaatttaaccatTGGTTTTAGATTAATTAAGGTTTAAGTATGTTTGACAgaggtataaattgataaaaatcctaGATGGCGTCAtcatatttgacctttgacctcttgatatgaccttgaaatttgtttgacatAAAGCTTAAACACTGTTGGTGGTTGTGTCcaaatttcaggtctttactGTGAAAAGAACATAAGTTACGCATTTTTAAATGAGATAaggctaaattgcacaaaaaacaaaattattgaaatacgTTGTATCcaaatgtatgttttaaaactaTTGAAATACGTTGTATCCTAAATTTATTTGGCCTTGAGTAATTGATgggtatgatttatattttttcttaagataacggactgaaaataatttttacatcatattaagtcattattttgtgtatttcagaaaatatttcaaataaataatttcagggGTGTTTCGTACTACCTTAACTGATTCAGACAACCTTCTTCTTTTTGTGCTTTATCTAAACCTCCCTCCcgaaaaaaaaactagtaaAGAAATGAATaggttacatgtatttgaaaacttttaataatatatcaaaatatataaatgaacagagagtttaacataaaattgacaaatgaataaaagatcaaatcaaaaataaaagtctCTATTCATCAGCCCAATCTATGAATGCTTTTTGTTCACCCTGTCACGGGTAAGATCCAATTACCGTTGCATGGTGCAATTTACTTGCTAATAAAcctcaataaaaagaaaaagttaaaaatagaattttttcactttttctaCACCCAAGCAAGTATGATGTCATCTAAGGTATTGTAAGCTTAATAACTCTTATCTCTCCAGCCATATTTTCggtttaaatattttatcaagtaaatatatatacgtaaaattgatatttcaaaTGTGCACATTGAACCAAACAAATGTTCTTGACAACAAGTATAAGatgatatatacaattttttctattctaaatcataattaaattgtttgtaaaacTTTCACATGAACTATAAACTAtagtttatattttctttttcaaacaaaaatttgcaaaaatagaTAAATCAACATAAAACTTGATGATTTAAGAATGAAACCTAAGGATTATTTCTGATTTTAAGCTTTCAAAGATGTTTCAGTAACTTAAATGCTTTGGGTGGTGCACATTTCAATAACATGTGCTTATACATAAGATTGTGGTGTCTGGTCAAAGTACGTCAgaaaattaagaattaaaattgttgttcaaaGGCATTTAATTATTACTGTATGAAATCTTGCAAAGCACTAGAAATGGGCAACGACACAAACAATAAAactgtcaaattttcgggacattAAGTTCCTTTAAAAGAGAAGAACTAGTGAAACTGAagctgtttttgttttcaatcaaaAGCAAGAGTGTTTTTGGCTAATGTTGCACTCTCGCAaccctttaaaaagaaaaattaagtcAAAGAATCAGAGGAGAGAAGAAGTAAGAAAGTAAAATATCCTGTCTCCTGCGGGATTAAAATTATACACCTTTGGATTCACGTAGAGATAGCTGTTTAAAACACTTACGTTATGGGTACGATGGTGTGTATGTGTTGAGTAAATGgcagagatttaaaaaaaaaaaaaggacaagTCAAAACAAGGTGATAGATCATGTGAGAAATGTCAGTTTAAAAGATGCAGTTGTGTGAAATCACAAGAAAAATTATAGGTGCGGAACTCTGGTTCGATGCCGAAATCGGAAATAAAAGAAGGGTCAGTGTTTCATCCAACTCCTTAAGATGCCTTTTAATTGAATTTGTACTGTTTTGAACCGGTTGAATTAATGCTAAGAACCATGAGGCTATTTAATGCAAAATATTATGATAGAAATATGATGTAATGGCAAGTTGTGCGATGGATGTCTAATGGCCATCCTGCAGAATCTTATTTTTTCCAGCGGTCTCTGTAACCTTGTAACAATACCGCACTCCTATAGGTAGTGTAAGCACAATGAGGATAATCATAACACATGTACCTTTCACTAAAAGAAGGATGAAATGAAAAGTCAGACGATATGAGTGTCCATTCGTTTCTACTTAGGATTTCTGCCAGCTGAATTCTGACTTTTTTCTTTAAGAGGACTTCAGATTCTTCTTCAGATAACTTTTCTAAATTCTTTGGACAGTCAAACTTTCCTAGATGCAATATCGTCTTTAAGTGTTTTGCTTTCCCTTTCAAAATTGTTCTCTCGAATCCGTACAAGTTTGTTTCCAAAACCTCAATAAACTGTACTGTCAACTTCTCTTGTTTTGCTTTTGTAAGACACGAAGATAAGCTGGGAATGTCATAATAATTTACCTCAGTGGTCAATGACTCGAAGTCGCAAAAGTTACTTGGTAAACAAAGTTTTTTAGTTCTCAGAAAGCCAAGTATGTACTCAAACATTTTTCCATCGCGGTCAATGAACACATTTCCCTCTCTATCATAATTTTGCAAACTGTTCTGCAAAGCAGCTGAAGGATATCTGCTTAGTGTTGACATTGTTGTTGTGTACAAATGCCCACCAACATTCAGACGGACTATCTTACCTGATGTAGGCGGTGAGGACAATGCTTTAGCatctgttaaataaaaaaaaaaattctttacaaCATTAATGTCTATCTAAAAGATATTGTGAAAACTCTGTGTTTTGATGCAAATCTGATACAAAAATGGTTTgagaaatacaaaaatattgtttggatTTCATGACGTGATCATTCTAGTCGGGTTATgaacaaatcaaataaagcttaAAACTGATATGAAttcatgaatttcattattCCTTTTTATCTCTGACTTCCAACATATTAACTGTTGATTTCttttgttctgctcatcgctacacaccccctatataaggccgatgGCACTATTAATGCTTCAGGTAATTCATTCACCCGAACATGTTACACAGATCGGAACGATTTGAATAAACGCGCCTAGAACAAATATAACATGACAATCAATGCACTGGTAAGGAATATCCAATGgaagacaaaacaaaacagactGAATCCAGACAcccatgtttaaaaaattctcgATCATTATAAAACGTTCTTCTGTTTCACACATGCGCAAACGACACTGTAGCAGATCGCACATAACAGCATGGACTGTAGAAAACGGTgtgttttttataaaaaaaaaaaaaacaactgataAAAGTGATGCTACGATTTACTATCACGTATTGGAATTTCTGTCGAAGAATAAACCaacgttttatatttttattgattgcaGTTTCcttaatttattttgacaaGCATTTTACTACATTGTGTGGTTCTACCTTTTAGAAGTCCTAgaaacctgaatgcctcgatcgaaAAGCAACGGACCGTAACTTTCTCGgtcggtatatataccccagtggcagtatgATAGTGATCGAAACATATATGgtgaccaaatgcttttatgaattcatgccAGCTTTAAAGGGTCTTTAGTTATTATAATTTTGATCAATGCCCCTATCCgtaataattgtaatatttcttGGGAAATACTGGGAAGCACGGTTTTTACAAAATGCGGGGTTCACATTAAACAAAGTTTGACGAATGTTACGTAACATGGTAATCTCTAATACAAAATCAATATCATTACATCtcccttttttaaaaagaatgcaGTATCACGCGGAACCACATCCAAACACATACATAATACACAATTTACACAGACAGGATAGAACAAAGCTTTACCACACGACATGACCGAGTCACATGATGTTCATATTTACCAGTACTTGTTGGGACACTATCGGAAGTTTTGAACTTT
This genomic window from Crassostrea angulata isolate pt1a10 chromosome 8, ASM2561291v2, whole genome shotgun sequence contains:
- the LOC128161430 gene encoding BTB/POZ domain-containing protein KCTD19-like, whose translation is MDPHFSAQDVPRCYLCETAIVHSYCDLCHFNLCKPCVVDHISDEEKHKIVPFKQRNPTSTYPKGETRQEHDAKALSSPPTSGKIVRLNVGGHLYTTTMSTLSRYPSAALQNSLQNYDREGNVFIDRDGKMFEYILGFLRTKKLCLPSNFCDFESLTTEVNYYDIPSLSSCLTKAKQEKLTVQFIEVLETNLYGFERTILKGKAKHLKTILHLGKFDCPKNLEKLSEEESEVLLKKKVRIQLAEILSRNEWTLISSDFSFHPSFSERFISK